The Malassezia japonica chromosome 5, complete sequence genome contains a region encoding:
- the YAF9 gene encoding NuA4 histone H4 acetyltransferase complex and the SWR1 complex subunit (BUSCO:EOG09262UTQ; COG:B; EggNog:ENOG503P3G2) gives MASKRMRGLAISRPILIGSTATPLTPEERLSAPPDHTHRWTVAVRSAASAPLATWSADKNDAQPNATIGTRLRDSEVDLHKAVGNKDDLSYFIKRVQFRLHETYAQPTRNIDRSPFSVTETGWGEFEIQIKIFFVPEAGEKPLTILHHLKLHPWPSGPVGTTVPPPEAPADGTAPPPPPPLPPAVHSWQYEEIVFPEPLEAFYEILVANPPTPWPATSAQAFADAADYEAYCKARDAGEDAKAPHPVHTPSGHLFEALSLEAQRAEADRIDLARANAVHQLDADREKLIQTEKLLRDARTQLATLERPSYPS, from the exons ATGGCCTCGAAGCGGATGCGG ggCCTTGCCATCTCGCGCCCGATCCTCATTGggtcgaccgcgacgccgctcactcccgaggagcgcctcagtgcgccgcccgaccACACGCACCGCTGGAcggtcgcggtgcgcagcgcggcctcggcgccgcttGCGACGTGGTCTGCCGACAAGAACGACGCGCAGCCGAATGCCACGATCGGGACACGCTTGCGGGACAGCGAGGTGGACCTGCACAAGGCGGTCGGCAACAAGGACGACCTGTCCTACTTTATCAAGCGCGTCCAGTTCCGCTTGCACGAGACCTACGCACAGCCTACACGAA ACATCGACCGCTCGCCGTTTAGCGTGACCGAGACAGGATGGGGCGAGTTTGAGATCCAGATCAAGATCTTCTTTGTGCCAGAGGCGGGGGAGAAGCCGCTGACGATCCTCCACCACCTCAAGCTGCACCCTTGGCCGAGCGGGCCGGTGGGCACGacggtgccgccgcccgaggcgccggccgacggcacggcgccgccgccgccgccgccgcttccGCCGGCGGTGCACTCGTGGCAGTACGAAGAGATCGTGTTTCCGGAAccgctcgaggcgttcTACGAGATCCTCGTGGCGAATCCCCCGACGCCGTGGCCCGCAACGTCGGCGCAGGCATTTGCCGACGCGGCAGACTACGAGGCATACTGCAAGgcccgcgacgcgggcgaggacgccaaggcgccgcaccccgtgcacacgccgagcggccaCCTCTTTGAGgcgctctcgctcgaggcgcagcgtgccgaggccgatCGCATCGacctggcgcgcgccaacgccgtgcaccagctcgacgcggaccgCGAGAAGCTGATCCAGACCGAAaagctcctgcgcgacgctcgcacGCAACTCGCTACGCTAGAACGCCCGTCATACCCTTCATAG